The proteins below come from a single Loxodonta africana isolate mLoxAfr1 chromosome 20, mLoxAfr1.hap2, whole genome shotgun sequence genomic window:
- the LOC111750683 gene encoding keratin-associated protein 13-1-like, whose amino-acid sequence MSYNHCFGNFSHSLGGCVCYLVSSCGSSSPSRVVYSTGLCSPSTCQLGFSLYRDCEPSSCQPSCAVPSPCQLFCYRPRTSMICSPCQSTYTGSLGFRSKSSCSLGYRSSSCYSQGCGSNGFRPLSYGVHGFPFLG is encoded by the exons ATGTCTTACAACCACTGCTTTGGAAACTTCTCCCACTCTCTGGGTGGCTGTGTGTGCTACCTAGTCTCCTCCTGTGGCTCTTCCTCCCCGAGCCGCGTGGTCTACAGCACTGGTCTCTGCTCTCCCAGCACCTGCCAGCTGGGCTTCTCTCTCTACAGAGATTGTGAGCCCAGCAGCTGCCAGCCCTCCTGTGCGGTGCCCAGCCCCTGCCAGCTGTTCTGCTACCGGCCAAGGACCTCCATGATCTGCAGTCCCTGCCAGTCCACTTACACCGGGTCTCTGGGCTTTCGGTCTAAAAGCAGCTGCTCCCTGGGCTATCGATCCAGTAG TTGCTATTCACAGGGTTGTGGATCCAATGGCTTCAGACCTCTGAGTTATGGGGTCCATGGCTTCCCTTTCCTGGGCTAG